A genome region from Brassica oleracea var. oleracea cultivar TO1000 chromosome C2, BOL, whole genome shotgun sequence includes the following:
- the LOC106324913 gene encoding alcohol dehydrogenase-like 6 encodes MSSSSSHEQPQVITCKAAVTWRAGEPLVMEEVEVSPPQPLEIRIKVVCTSLCRSDLSAWESQSLLPRIFGHEAAGIVESIGEGVTEFEKGDHVLAVFTGECGSCRHCISGKSNMCQVLGMERRGLMHSDQKTRFSIKGKPVYHYCAVSSFSEYTVVHSGCAVKVHPLAPLHKICLLSCGAAAGLGAAWNVADVQRGSSVVIFGLGTVGLSVAQGAKLRGAAQIIGVDINSSKAEQAKIFGVTDFINSNDISEPIHQVIKRMTGGGADFSFECVGDTGVATTALQSCSDGWGMTVTLGVPKVKPEVSAHYGLFLSGKSLKGTLFGGWKPKSDLPSLIEKYMNKEIMIDELVTHDLVFDDINEAFELMREGKCLRCVLHMSK; translated from the exons ATGTCGTCTTCTTCCTCCCACGAACAACCTCAAGTCATAACCTGCAAAG CGGCGGTGACATGGCGCGCTGGCGAGCCACTGGTTATGGAGGAAGTGGAAGTTTCTCCACCTCAACCTCTTGAGATCAGAATCAAAGTTGTCTGTACATCTCTCTGTCGTAGCGACCTCTCCGCTTGGGAATCTCAG TCTCTTTTGCCACGTATCTTTGGCCATGAAGCTGCAGG TATAGTGGAGAGCATAGGGGAAGGTGTGACCGAGTTTGAGAAAGGAGATCACGTCCTTGCTGTCTTCACTGGAGAATGCGGATCATGCAGGCATTGCATCTCTGGGAAGAGTAACATGTGTCAGGTTCTTGGAATGGAGAGGAGAGGTTTGATGCATAGTGATCAGAAGACACGCTTCTCCATCAAAGGCAAACCTGTTTACCATTACTGCGCGGTTTCGAGTTTCAGTGAGTACACTGTGGTTCACTCTGGATGTGCTGTCAAAGTCCATCCTCTAGCACCTCTCCACAAAATCTGTCTCCTTAGCTGCGGAGCAGCCGCAG GTCTTGGTGCAGCATGGAACGTTGCTGATGTACAAAGAGGTTCAAGTGTTGTGATATTCGGTCTAGGAACTGTCGGTCTTTCG GTTGCTCAAGGAGCCAAACTCAGAGGTGCAGCTCAGATAATTGGTGTTGATATCAACTCTTCTAAGGCTGAACAAG CAAAGATATTTGGAGTCACTGACTTCATCAATTCAAATGACATCTCTGAACCTATACACCAG GTAATCAAAAGAATGACAGGAGGAGGTGCTGATTTTTCATTTGAATGTGTTGGTGATACAGGAGTAGCTACAACTGCTTTACAATCATGCTCTGAT GGATGGGGCATGACCGTTACTCTAGGTGTACCTAAAGTGAAGCCTGAAGTTTCAGCTCACTATGGACTCTTTCTTTCAGGGAAGTCATTGAAAGGGACTCTCTTTGGTGGGTGGAAGCCTAAGTCTGATCTTCCTTCACTCATTGAAAAGTACATGAACAAG GAGATTATGATTGATGAGTTGGTCACGCATGACCTAGTGTTTGATGATATTAATGAAGCCTTTGAGCTTATGAGAGAGGGAAAGTGTCTGCGTTGTGTCCTTCATATGTCAAAGTAA
- the LOC106325058 gene encoding vegetative storage protein 2, whose translation MKILSLSLLLLLAATVSQARPSLPVPKLIELLTSINVIENEAELLEKQQLAINYHNCRSWHLGVETSNIINFQTVPANCKDYVEDYLTSPQYRADSKTVCKEAYFYAKGLALKNDTINVWIFDLDETLLSNVPFYAQYGYGTEKIDPNAFNKWLEAGESPVLPETLHLYKNIQELGIEPVLLTERYQELEEVTLKNLEAAGFTYWRQILFKPTGSNTKISNFKSKERKKLVRSGHTIIGNIGDQWADLAKDSPGRRTFKLPNPLYYKN comes from the exons ATGAAAATCCTCTCACTTTCACTTCTCTTGCTCTTGGCCGCTACGGTCTCCCAAGCTCGCCCTTCGCTACCTGTGCCTAAGCTCATTGAACTCCTCACATCAATCAACGTCATTGAAAACGAAGCCGAACTCTTAGAGAAACAACAACTCGCCATCAACTACCACAACTGCAGAAGCTGGCACCTTGGTGTTGAGACCTCTAACATCATAAACTTCCAAACAGTGCCCGCAAATTGCAAAGACTATGTTGAAGACTACCTCACTTCCCCACAGTACCGTGCTGACTCCAAAACGGTGTGCAAAGAAGCTTATTTCTACGCCAAAGGACTTGCTTTGAAGAACGACACCATCAATGTTTGGATCTTTGACCTAGACGAGACCCTCCTCTCCAATGTTCCCTTTTACGCTCAATATGGATACGG GACAGAGAAGATAGACCCGAATGCGTTCAATAAGTGGTTAGAGGCCGGAGAATCTCCCGTGCTCCCAGAGACTTTGCATCTTTACAAAAACATCCAAGAACTCGGGATTGAGCCTGTCTTACTCACTGAGCGTTACCAAGAGTTGGAGGAAGTCACTCTAAAGAATCTCGAAGCTGCTGGCTTCACCTATTGGAGACAAATCTTATTCAA GCCAACGGGTTCGAACACGAAAATATCAAACTTCAAGTCAAAGGAGAGGAAGAAGTTGGTGAGGAGTGGCCACACTATCATTGGGAATATTGGAGACCAATGGGCTGATTTGGCTAAAGACAGCCCTGGGAGAAGGACTTTCAAGCTCCCTAATCCACTCTACTACAAGAACTGA
- the LOC106322072 gene encoding sterol 3-beta-glucosyltransferase: MEEPGSRREPIALFMAFGTKGDVYPLAAIATALARDQPNYSVFLISHLAHENLSSHLFKANVSYVPITSPPAQSSEALGTQNDSARKLFLEEKEKIKREHRQECRSAFGSIFGDGPCMDGDLVVINFFALEGWSLAELYQIRCVVAAPYVVPYSPPSGFERMFRKELPELYKYLKEAPIGKVSWSEVTHWMWPLFTEEWGSWRSEELNLSCYPFADPVTDLPIWHIRPPSPLVLYGFSKEIVECPDYWPLSVRVCGFWFLPNEWQFSCNKCGDNHPSAERLGTDDSHTCSNHTELYTFVSSLEPSLPIFVGLSSIGSMGFMKNPLAFLRILESVIQITGYRFIILTAGYEPLEVAICTIAQEPVKRSLQEGVSIFNGKLFCFSGMVPYNWLFRRCAAAIHHGGSGSTAAALHAGIPQIICPFMMDQFYWAEKMTWLGVAPQPLKRNHLLPESNDESIMEAAQVVAKAVYDALSSKTRDSAMEIAEILSLEDGVSEAVRVLREEVCKVSGGNQM, encoded by the exons ATGGAGGAACCAGGGAGCAGGAGAGAACCAATAGCTCTCTTCATGGCTTTCGGCACCAAAGGCGATGTCTACCCTCTCGCT GCCATTGCTACAGCTTTGGCTCGTGATCAACCAAACTACTCTGTGTTCTTGATTTCACATTTAGCTCATGAG AACCTAAGCTCACACTTGTTCAAAGCAAACGTTTCCTATGTTCCTATCACTTCTCCTCCTGCTCAGTCTAGTGAAGCTCTGGGCACTCAGAACG ACTCAGCTAGGAAACTCTTTTTGGAGGAGAAGGAAAAGATCAAAAGGGAACACAGGCAAGAGTGTCGTTCTGCATTTGGAAGCATCTTTGGAGATGGTCCTTGTATGGATGGTGATCTCGTTGTCATAAACTTCTTTGCTTTG GAAGGATGGAGCCTTGCAGAGCTTTATCAGATCCGTTGTGTGGTGGCTGCTCCTTATGTTGTTCCGTATAG TCCACCATCAGGCTTTGAAAGAATGTTTAGGAAGGAACTTCCGGAGTTGTACAAGTACTTGAAAGAAGCCCCCATCGGCAAG GTTAGCTGGAGTGAGGTAACTCATTGGATGTGGCCTCTCTTTACTGAAGAATGGGGATCTTGGCGATCCGAGGAACTCAACCTAAGCTGTTACCCTTTTGCA GATCCGGTAACAGACCTTCCAATTTGGCATATCCGGCCACCATCTCCACTAGTCTT GTATGGTTTCAGCAAAGAAATTGTAGAATGCCCTG ATTACTGGCCATTGAGTGTTCGAGTGTGTGGCTTTTGGTTTTTACCCAACGAGTGGCAGTTTTCATGCAACAAATGTGGAGACAACCACCCCTCTGCAGAGCGCCTGGGCACAGACGATTCCCATACATGCTCAAACCACACTGAGCTGTATACTTTCGTGTCGTCTTTAGAGCCATCTCTTCCTATTTTTGTAGGGTTGAGTTCCATTGGAAG CATGGGTTTTATGAAGAATCCCCTGGCTTTTCTTCGGATTCTCGAGTCTGTTATCCAGATTACAGGCTACAGATTCATCATTCTCACAGCGGGTTATGAACCTTTAGAAGTTGCAATTTGCACCATTGCTCAGGAACCAGTGAAAAGATCTTTACAGGAGGGAGTCTCTATCTTCAACGGCAAGCTTTTCTGTTTCTCAGG TATGGTGCCATACAACTGGCTGTTTAGAAGATGTGCTGCTGCAATTCATCATGGTGGCAG TGGTTCTACAGCTGCAGCTTTACACGCTGGAATCCCACAG ATTATATGCCCATTTATGATGGATCAGTTCTATTGGGCGGAGAAGATGACTTGGCTTGGGGTTGCTCCACAACCATTGAAAAGGAACCACTTGCTCCCTGAATCAAATGATGAGAGCATCATGGAAGCTGCACAAGTGGTAGCAAAAGCCGTATATGATGCACTGTCTTCAAAAACTAGAGATAGTGCCATGGAAATAGCTGAAATATTGTCTCTTGAG GATGGAGTCTCAGAAGCTGTGAGGGTGCTTAGAGAAGAGGTGTGTAAAGTTTCAGGCGGCAACCAAATGTAG